In Myxococcota bacterium, the sequence GGCCGCACGCCCTTCAAGAGCAGCTTCCGCCACTCCTCGAGCACGCGCTCGGCGGAGAGCTCCGAGAGATCGAGCGCGCGGCACAGAGCCTCGAGCTCCGCGTCGGGAGTCATCTCGAAGCGCGCCGCGAACTGCGCCACGCGCAGGCCGCGCAGCGGGTCCTCCGAGAAGTGACTCGCATCGGTCGCGCGCAGCGCGCGCCGGGCCAGGTCGGCGCGCCCTCCGTGCGGGTCGAGCAGCTCTCCGGTCAGCGGATCGAGGCCGATGCTGTTGATCGTGAGGTCGCGGCGGCGCGCCGCGGTCGCGAAGTCGAGGCCGGGATCGAACTCGATCGCGAAGCCCTTGTGACCCGCGGCCACCTTGCTGTCGCGGCGCGGCAGCGAGAAGTCGATCCCCAGCCCCTTCACCTGCAGCACGCCGAAGGCGCGGCCGATCGCGATCACCTCGCCGAAACGTCCGAGCACCCGCTGCAGCGCCGCGAGCTCGAGGCCGTAGACCTCGATGTCGTAGTCCTTCGACTCCTCGCCGCGCAGCCGGTCGCGCACGTAGCCGCCGACCAGCAGCGCGCGGCCGCCCGCCGCGCGCACGGCGCGGGCGATCTCGGTGACCTTCGGCTCCATGGCGCGGGCGGAGGTTAGCCCCCGATCCGGAACATCTCGATCTTTTCGCGGCCCGAGGTCTCTGCGGCGCGCTCCTCCGAGTAGCGGTCGGCGCGCGCGCGCCACAGGTCGGCGAGCAGGGCAGAGAGGCCGGCGTCGGAGAGACCCGAGCGCAGCGGCGTCTTCAGGTCCACGCCGCGCGTCGCGAACAGACACGTGAACAGATGGCCGTCGGCCGACAGCCGCGCGCGCGTGCAGTCACCGCAGAACGGCTGCGTGACCGACGAGATGATGCCGATCTCGCCCTGGCCGTCGGCGTAGCGGTAGCGGCGCGCGACCTCGCCGCGGTAGCTCGACGCGACCGGCTCGAGCGGAAAGGCGGCGTGGATGCGGTCGCGGATGTCGCGCGCCGAGAGCACGTCGCCGCGGTTCCAGTGATTCAGCGTGCCCACGTCCATGAACTCGATGAAGCGCACGATCGCGCCCGTGCCGCGGAAGCGCGCGGCCAGGTCGATCAGCGTATGGTCGTTCACGCCGCGCTGCACCACGCAGTTGAGCTTCAGCGGCGCGAGGCCCGCGCGGCGCGCCGCTTCGATGCCCTCCAGCACGCGCTCGACCGGGAAGCCCATGCCGTTCATGCGCGCGAAAACCTGCGGGTCGAGTGAGTCGAGGCTCACCGTGACCCGGCGCAGGCCGGCATCGGCCAGCGCCTGCGCCTGGCCGGCCAGCAGATAGCCGTTGGTCGTGAGCGCCAGGTCGGGTGGATCGGGAAGCGCCGCGAGTCTCTCGACCAGGCGCCACAGCTCGTGGCGCAGCAGCGGCTCGCCGCCCGTAAGCCGCAGCTTGCGCACGCCCAGGCGCACGAACGCGCGCGCCAGGCGCTCGATCTCCTCGAAGGACAGGATCTCGCGCTTGGGCAGGAACTCGTAGCGCTCGCCGTAGATCTCGGCCGGCATGCAGTACGGGCAGCGGAAGTTGCAGCGGTCGGTGACCGAGATGCGCAGGTCGTGCAGCGGCCGGCCGCGCTGGTCGCGAACGAGCGGGAGCGAGAGCGCCGCGTCGGGGGCAGGAGCCATGTCGCCAACGAGCGTAGCATCGCCCGCCCGTCAGGGGGTGGCGCGTTCGAAGTACGGGAACCAGCCCGACTCGGCGCGCCCGAGCCGCAGCACGTAACTCGCGCGGAACTCGGGTGACTCGAGCAGCCGGAGCTCCGCCGGGTAGTCGGGCCGGACGAGCTGCTGCGCGGGCACCGCCACCGGCGAGAGACCGTAGACACCGGCCAGCACGTAGGTTGGCTTCTGCGCGAGCACGTAGTCGACGTCGTACTTCTCGTGCCCCGCCTGGCCCGCGCCGACCGGCGCCGCGGTGTGCGCGATCGTGCGGTCGTTCATGCCCAGCATGTCGATCGCGCGCAGGCGCGAGAAGTAGGGCAGCGCGCCGGCCGGAATCACCGCGATCGAGGCCGAAGCCGGTACGCGCTCGGCGAACCAGCGCCCGATCTCGCGCCAGGCGGCGACCTCGCGCCGGTCCTGGTCGACGTAGTGCGCCGACGGCCCCTGGAACGCGGGCCAGGCGCTGCGCAGGCACAGGCCGAGCGCCAGCGCTCCGAGCGCGGCTCGCGCGCCGCGCCGTGCTCCGAAGCGGGCGAGCGCTCCGGCCAGGCCCTCCGCCGCGAGCAAGAACCAGAGCGGCAGGACCGGCACCAGGAAGCGGTACATGGGGAGCCCGTCGCCGCCCACCGCCGCGACGTAGGCGGTGTAGCCGAGCGCCGTCATGCCGAGCAGGGCGGCCCGCGCTCGCCGCTCGCACCAGACCAGTCCCGCGTACGGCAGCAGCAGCCAGTAGCCGCTCTCGCGCAGGAACGCGGCGAGATAGCGCAGCCCGCGCTCGAGCTGGGAGACGCTCCAGCCGACCTTGGCGTAGAAGGTGTTCGGCAAGAGGTCGCCGTAGTAGCTCCAGCGCCAGAAGAAGTACGGCAGGAAGAGCGCCAGAAACACCCATCCGAAGCGCGCCAGCGTCCGTGCCGTCTCGTGTCTCGGCCGCCGCAGCAGCGCGATCCCCCCGGCGACGAGCGCCGCCACGCCCACGCCTTCGGGGCGAGTCAGCGCCGCGGCGGCCGCGAGCACGGCGCAGATCGGCCGCAGTGGCTGGTCCTCCAGCGCAGGCAGGGCCAGCACCACGGTCCAGGTCACGAGCGCCGCGAAGGCCGCGGTCTCGAGCCCGCCCGTGGCCCAGACCGAAAGCGCCGGACTCACTGCGGCGAGCACCGGCGCGAGCCAGGCGACTTCGGGGTATCTGTCGGAGCGCGGCGAGGCGCGCACCACGGCGGCCAGGGTCGCCGCGCCGGCGGCCAGGCCGAGCAGCTTGCTCGCGAGCTCCGCGTCGATGCCCGCGCAGAGCGCCCCGGCCAGCGCCACCACCCACAGGAAATCGGTGTAGCCTTCCACGCGCTGCCCGGCGTTCCAGACCAGGCCCTGGCCTTCGGCGAGGTTGCGCGCATAGCGGTAGCTGATGAAGGCGTCGTCGACGGTGTGATCGAAGAAGCGCCAGGCCAGCACCAGGAACAGCGCGAGGGACACCCCGAACACGAGCGGCTTCTTCACGCTGGGCTCACTCGGCGATCCTACCTGCTCGGGGCCGCGTTCGTCGCGGCGCTCGCGCTCTTGGTCGCGCACTCACTCTACTACTGGTTCCTGACCGACGATGCCTACATCTCGTTCCGCTACGCGCGCAATCTGGCCGAAGGGTACGGGCTCGTGTTCAACCCGGGGTACGAACGGGTCGAGGGCTACACCGATCTGTTGTGGGTGCTCCTGCTCGCCGGCGCGCACGCGGCCGGCTTCGCGATCGAGCGCGTGGCGCCGCTCTTGTCACTCGCGGCCACGGTCGTGCTCGGGTCACTCGTGGCGGGCGTCGCCTGGGTGTGGACCCCGGCCGAGCGGCGAGCATGGGCGCTGCTTCCGCTGGCGCTGCTCGCGGCCACCCGCAGCGTGGCGGTCTGGGCCACGAGCGGGCTCGAGACCCGGCTGTTCGAGCTCCTGGTGTTCGCGGGCGTGCTGCGCCTCCTGGCCGAGGACCGCCGGCTCTGCGCAGGCACGGCGCGAGTGGCCCCGGGAGCGGCGCTGCTCTTCGCGCTCGCCACACTCACGCGTCCCGACGGGCTCCTGATCTCGGGCTGCGCGCTCGGGGCCGCCACGCTCTTTCGCGCGCGGCGCTGGCGCGAGCGGCTCGGCTGGCTCGCGAGCTCGGCGGGGCTGTACGCGCTGGCCGTCGGCGGTCAGCTGCTCTTCCGCTCCAGCTACTACGGCGAGTGGCTCCCCAACACGTACTACGCCAAGGTCGACGGCCGGCTCTGGTGGGACGCGGGCCTGCGCTACGGCGCGGCCTTCGCGCTCGAGTACGGGCTCGTGCTGTGGCTGCCGTTCCTCGTGGCGGGCGTGGCTCACTTCGCGCGCCGCGGGCGGGCGCTCGTGCCCGTGCTGTTCCTGGCAGTCAGCGTGCCGCACGCCCTCTACGTGATGTCGATCGGCGGCGACCACTTCGAGTACCGGCCCTTCGACCTGTACTTCCCGTTCGCGTATCTCCTGATCGGGGCGGGCGCGCTCGAGCTCGCGCGCTCGGCGCGCGCGGCGGCGGGTGTCTGGGCTGCGCTCGCGCTCGTGTCGGGCGCGCTGGTCGAGCTGCCGCTGCGTTCGCACCAGCAGTTCCCGCAGGTGTATCTGGCCGGCTATCCGGGTCTGTGGGCGCGCATGCCTGGGGAGATCGGCGGGAACTTCCTCGACCCCGACCAGACCCTGCTGTACCGGCTTCCCGGATTGCGAGCGATCGCCGAGGAACACCGCGCGCTCCTGCAGTCACTCACGCGCCAGTTCATCGGGATCCGCCAGGAGGAGCACGCGCTCTTCCTCCAGGGCGTGGCGAGCGAGGGCAGGGCACTGGCCGAGCTGGTGACCCAAGGACGCCTGCCCGCGGACGCGTACGTGGCGGTCGACTGCGTGGGCGCGATCCCGTACTACTCGCGCCTGCGCACGCTCGACCGGCTGGGACTCACCGATGCACGCGTCGCGCACTCGTCCTTCGTCCAGCCCGAGATCATGGCGCACGGCAAGTACGCCCGGTTCGACGAGGCGCGCGCGCGGGGCGTCGAGCTCTGGGCCTCGGACCACGTGCATCTGCTGCTCGACGTGACCCAGCCCGGGTTCGTGGAGCAGGTCGCGAGCCTGGCGCAGAGCCGCGGCGAGCTGTTTCTCGCGCGCGTCGACCTCCGCCGCTATCTCGTGGCGCGCCTGCCGCAGGGGCTCGAGCGCACGAACGCGCGCTTCCCGCGCCTGCGCTTCCGCAGCAACCTGGACCCCGAGGCGCTGCGCGAGCTCGAGCAGGCTGCGGAGGCCGCGGGGCTCGCGCCCTGACTCAGCTCGGCCACACCGCGCGCGCGACCTCGGCCACGCGCGCGAGCTTGGCGCGCTGGTCGGCGTCGCTCAGGCGGTTGCCGCGCATGGTCGAGGCGAAGCCGCACTGCGGCGAGAGCGCCAGCCGCTCCAGCGGCACGAAGCGCGCGGCCTCGCGAATGCGCCGCACGAGTGACTCGGCGCTCTCCAGCGCGGGCTTCTTGGTGGTCACCAGGCCCAGCACCACCGTGCGGTCATCGGGCACGAGCCGCAGCGGCTCGAAGCCGCCCGAGCGCGCGTCGTCGTACTCGAGCAGGAAGCGCTGGAAGCGCGTGCCCTGGAACACGCGCGCGGCGATCGGGTCGTAGCCGCCGCTGGCGTAGAACTTCGAGTCGTTGTTGCCGCGGCACAGGTGGAGGCCGAAGGTGACTCCGGGGTGACTGCCGATCACCGCGTTGTCGAGCTCGATGCAGCGCTCGAGCAGCCGGTCCGGGTCGCTGCCGCGGCGTTCGTAGCCGGCCCGGATCGCCGGGTCGAGCAGGCCCGCGTACTGCGGCGCGTCGATCTGCACGTAGCGACAGCCCAGGCGCGCGAGCTCGGCGACCTCCTCGCGCAAGATGTCGACCACGTCGGCGAGATAGGCGTCGATCGTCGCGTAGGCGCCGGCCGACTTCTCGGGGTCGAAGTAGGCCGCCGCCTGCTGGGCGCTGGGCAGAGTGACCTTCGCGACCCGGTCGGTGCGCGCGCGCAGGTAGGTGAACTCCTCGGCGCACAGGTGCCGCAGCCGGCGCAGCCGCGAGACCACGACCGGCCGTTCGAGGCGGGTCTCCTCGCCGGCCTCGTCGCGGAACGCGATCGCCCAGCCGCCCTGGCGCTCGAAGCCCTGCACGCTGTCGACCAGGTGCCCGTAGAAGGCGTAGCGGCGCACCTCGCCGTCGGTGACTGCGTCGAGGCCGGCGCCGCTCTGGAGCGCGACCGCCTCGTCCACCGCGCGGTCCTCGACCGCCTTGTACTCGGCCGGCGCGAGCTCGCCCGACTCGCGCGCGTCCCAGGCGCGCTTCAGATACTCGGGCCGGAGCAGGCTGCCCACGACGTCGCTGCGCATCGCGCACCAGTGTGCACCACGGTAGGCTCCGCGGCAGTGGATTCGAGCGGAGCAGCGCGGCGCGCGACCTGGGGGGCGGTGTTCGGCGTGGCGCTCACGCTGCGCGCGGCCTACCTCGCCGAGTGGCACCGGACGCTCTTGTTCTCGACACCGATCGGCGACGCCCGGACCTATCTCGACTGGGCGCGCCAGATCGCGGGCGGCGACTGGCTGGGCCACGAGGTGTTCTACCAGGCGCCGCTCTATCCATATTTCCTGGCCGCGGTGCTGCGGGTCACGGGCTCCCAGACCTGGGGGCCGCGGCTGGTGCAGGCGGCTCTGGGCGCGCTCGCCTGCGTCTGGATCGGGCGCGCGGCGGAGCGTTTCTTCGACCGCGCGATCGGGCTCGCGGCCGGGCTCGGGCTCGCGTTCTACGCGCCGGCGATCTACTTCGACGGGCTGATCCAGAAGCCGGCGCTCGACGGCGCGCTGCTCTCGGCCCTCCTGCTCGTGTGCGCGCGCGCGCTGACCCAGAGCAGTGTGGGGGCCGGTCTCGCGGCCGGGCTGCTGCTCGGCGGGCTCGCGCTCTCGCGCGAGAACGCGCTGGTGGCGGTGCCCGTGGTCGCGCTCTGGCTCGGGCTGGCCCGCCCGGCCGACTCACTCCCGCGGCGCGCCGCCGCGGTGGGCGCGCTCTTGCTGGGTCTCGCGGCCGTGCTCGGGCCGGTCGCGCTGCGCAACCACGCGCTCGGCGGCCGCTTCCTCGTGACCACCGCGCAGGCCGGGCCGAACCTGTGGATCGGGAACCATCCGGGCGCGTCGGGCCGCTACGAGCCGCTGCGACCCGGCCGCGGCAGCGCGCGCTACGAGCGACAGGACGCGCACGATCTCGCGGTCGCTGCCCTGGGGCGCGAGCTCGGTCCGGCGGAGGTCTCGGACTACTGGCGCGACCGGGCGCTCGCCTTCGTGCGCGAGTCACCGGGCGAGTGGCTGGAGCTCTTGGCGCGCAAGGCGCGGCTGGTGTGGAACGCGGCCGAGATCCCGGACACCGAGGGCATCGAGGCCTACACCGAGGTGTCTCTCTTGCTGCGCGTGCTGCGCGTGCCCGGCTCGTTCGGCGTGCTGGCGCCCTTGGCGCTGGTCGGTGCGCTCGCGTGGCGGCGTGACTGGCGGCGGATCTGGCTCTTGCCCGTGCTCGCGCTCGTGCTCGCGGCCAGCGTTGCGCTCTTCTACGTGTTCGCGCGCTACCGCTGGGTGCTGGTGCCGCCGCTCGTGCCATTGGGCGCGGCAGGAGCGCTCGCCCTGTGGCGCGCGTTCGCGGGTGAGCCGCCCGACTGGAGCGCGGGGGCGCGCTGGCTCGCCGCCGGCGCCGTGCTGGCGCTGTTCGCGTACTGGCCGATCGGCGAGACGAGCGGCCGCGCGCTCACTCACTACGGCGTGGGCGCGGCGCTGCTCGACGCGGGCCGGCTCGACGAAGCGCAGGCCGAGCTCGAGACCGCGGTCGCCGCCGACCCGGACTTCGCGCCGGCTCACTCCCGGCTGGCCGACGCGCTGCGCAAGCGCGGCCTCCCGACCCGGGCGCTCGTCGAGTACGACCGCGCGCTGGAGCTCGACCCCGGGCTGGCCGACGCCCACGCCGGCCGGGGCATCGCGCTCGAGCGCCTGGGGCGCGACGCGGAGGCCGACGGCGAGTACGCGCGAGCGCTCGCGCTCGATCCGAGTCACCCCGACGCCAACAACAACTCCGCGAACCGCCTGCAGCAGGCCGGCCACGTCGACGAGGCGTTGGCGAGATACGCGCGCGCCTGGGCCGCCCGGCCCGATGACCCCGACATCCCCGTGAACTACGCCGCCGCGCTCGTGCAGGCCCGCGACTTCGCGCGCGCCGTCGCGGTGCTCGATCCGGTGGTCGCGCGCTGGCCGGGCAACGTGCCCGCGCGCTTCAACCGGGCCGCGGCGCTCTCCGCGCTGGGCCGCACGGACGAGGCGCGCGCCGACCTGCGCGCCGTGCTCGGACTGCCGGGCCTGCCCGCCGACTACGCGCACTCCGCCCGCGAAGCACTGAGCGCGCTCGGCGAGCCATAATCGCCGCCAAGGAGACACGATGGAGCTACGCGAGCTGACCGACGTGCGCTACGAGCTCGAGCGCGGCGTCGCCTGGATCACCATCCAGCGGCCCGAGCGCTACAACGCCTTCCGCGGCCGGACCGTGGACGAGCTCCTGCGCTGCTTCAAGGCGGCCTGGGCGGACGCGTCGGTGGGGGTGGTCGTGCTCACCGGCGCGGGCGACCAGGCCTTCTGCGCTGGCGGCGACCAGAAGCAGCGCAACGAGACCGGCGACTACGGCCCCACCGAGACCGGCATCTTCGAGGTCGAGACACTCCACCGCGTGATCCGCGACATTCCCAAGCCCGTGATCGCGATGGTGAACGGCGTCGCGGTCGGCGGCGGCCACGTGCTGCACGTGCTGTGCGACCTGACGATCGCGGCCGACCACGCGCGCTTCGGCCAGGCCGGGCCGCGCGTGGGCTCGTTCGACGCCGGCTTCGGCAGCGCCTATCTCGCGCGCATCCTGGGCGAGAAGCGCGCGCGCGAAGTCTGGTACCTGTGCCGCCAGTACGACGCCGCCACCATGGAGCGCTGGGGGCTGGTGAACAAGGTGGTGCCCAAGGCCGAGCTGCGCGCCGAGGTGCGGCGTTGGGCCGACGAGATGCTCGCCAAGAGCCCGACCGCGCTGAAGGTACTGAAACACTCGTTCAACGCGGACAGCGAGGTGATCGCGGGTATCGGTCAGCTGGCCTTCGACTCACTCGAGCTGTTCGTGAATACGCCCGAGGCGCGCGAGGGCGTCACTGCCTTCAACGAGAAGCGCGCGCCCGACTTCGGGAAGTTCCGCGGCTCGGCATGACCCGCGAGGCGCCGCCCAAGCGCACCTTCGCCATGGTCCAGACCGGCCCGCGCGCGCTCGAGCCGCGCGAGCTGCCGATCCCGCCGATCGACGCCGACAGCGCGCTGCTGCGCGTCGAGGTCTGCGGCATCTGCGGGAGTGACTACGAGCAGTTCGCAGGCGTGCTGCGCACGCCGGTGCCGGTGATTCCCGGCCACGAGCCGCTGGGCCGGATCGCCGCGATCGGCGAGCGCGCGGCGGCGCGCTGGGGCGTCGACCTGGGTGACCGGGTCGCGGTCGAGAACATGATCTCGTGCCGCTTCTGCGCGGCGTGTCTGGCCGGCCGCTCGCACCTGTGCGAGCGGCGCAAGATCTACTCCTACGTGCCGCTCAGCGAGTCACCCGGCCTGTACGGGGCGTACGCGCAGTACATGTGGCTGCACCCGAACAGCGTGGTGCACAAGGTCTCGAGCGAGCTGCCCGCCGCGCTCGCGGCCATGTTCAACCCGCTGGGCGCGGGCTTCCGCTGGGCGGTCGAGATCCCCGAGCTGCGCCCCGGTGAGACATTGGTGGTGCTGGGCCCGGGTCAGCGGGGCCTGGCAGCGGTGCTCGCGGCGCGCGCGGCCGGGGCGGGAACGATCATCGTGACCGGGCTCGCCGCCGACGCGAAGAAGCTCGCGCTGGCGCGCGAGTTCGGCGCGACGCACACGATCGACGTCGAGGCCGAGGACGCGCGCCGGCGCATCCGCGAGCTCACGGGCGGCCGCGGCGCCGACGTGGTGCTCGACGTGTCGTCGTACGCGCTCGAGCCGGTGGCGGCGTCGCTCGACTACGTGGCCGCGGGCGGGCGGGTGGTGCTGGCCGGCGTGAAGGGCTTCCAGCCGGTGCCGCAGTTCGTGTCCGACAAGATCGTGATGAAGGAGATCCGCATCTCGGGCGCGATCGGGGTCACGTCGTCGGCCTACCGGAACGCCATCCGCCTGATCGAGTCACAGAGCACGCCGATCGCC encodes:
- the moaA gene encoding GTP 3',8-cyclase MoaA — encoded protein: MAPAPDAALSLPLVRDQRGRPLHDLRISVTDRCNFRCPYCMPAEIYGERYEFLPKREILSFEEIERLARAFVRLGVRKLRLTGGEPLLRHELWRLVERLAALPDPPDLALTTNGYLLAGQAQALADAGLRRVTVSLDSLDPQVFARMNGMGFPVERVLEGIEAARRAGLAPLKLNCVVQRGVNDHTLIDLAARFRGTGAIVRFIEFMDVGTLNHWNRGDVLSARDIRDRIHAAFPLEPVASSYRGEVARRYRYADGQGEIGIISSVTQPFCGDCTRARLSADGHLFTCLFATRGVDLKTPLRSGLSDAGLSALLADLWRARADRYSEERAAETSGREKIEMFRIGG
- a CDS encoding cobalamin-independent methionine synthase II family protein; this translates as MRSDVVGSLLRPEYLKRAWDARESGELAPAEYKAVEDRAVDEAVALQSGAGLDAVTDGEVRRYAFYGHLVDSVQGFERQGGWAIAFRDEAGEETRLERPVVVSRLRRLRHLCAEEFTYLRARTDRVAKVTLPSAQQAAAYFDPEKSAGAYATIDAYLADVVDILREEVAELARLGCRYVQIDAPQYAGLLDPAIRAGYERRGSDPDRLLERCIELDNAVIGSHPGVTFGLHLCRGNNDSKFYASGGYDPIAARVFQGTRFQRFLLEYDDARSGGFEPLRLVPDDRTVVLGLVTTKKPALESAESLVRRIREAARFVPLERLALSPQCGFASTMRGNRLSDADQRAKLARVAEVARAVWPS
- a CDS encoding tetratricopeptide repeat protein → MDSSGAARRATWGAVFGVALTLRAAYLAEWHRTLLFSTPIGDARTYLDWARQIAGGDWLGHEVFYQAPLYPYFLAAVLRVTGSQTWGPRLVQAALGALACVWIGRAAERFFDRAIGLAAGLGLAFYAPAIYFDGLIQKPALDGALLSALLLVCARALTQSSVGAGLAAGLLLGGLALSRENALVAVPVVALWLGLARPADSLPRRAAAVGALLLGLAAVLGPVALRNHALGGRFLVTTAQAGPNLWIGNHPGASGRYEPLRPGRGSARYERQDAHDLAVAALGRELGPAEVSDYWRDRALAFVRESPGEWLELLARKARLVWNAAEIPDTEGIEAYTEVSLLLRVLRVPGSFGVLAPLALVGALAWRRDWRRIWLLPVLALVLAASVALFYVFARYRWVLVPPLVPLGAAGALALWRAFAGEPPDWSAGARWLAAGAVLALFAYWPIGETSGRALTHYGVGAALLDAGRLDEAQAELETAVAADPDFAPAHSRLADALRKRGLPTRALVEYDRALELDPGLADAHAGRGIALERLGRDAEADGEYARALALDPSHPDANNNSANRLQQAGHVDEALARYARAWAARPDDPDIPVNYAAALVQARDFARAVAVLDPVVARWPGNVPARFNRAAALSALGRTDEARADLRAVLGLPGLPADYAHSAREALSALGEP
- a CDS encoding enoyl-CoA hydratase-related protein, encoding MELRELTDVRYELERGVAWITIQRPERYNAFRGRTVDELLRCFKAAWADASVGVVVLTGAGDQAFCAGGDQKQRNETGDYGPTETGIFEVETLHRVIRDIPKPVIAMVNGVAVGGGHVLHVLCDLTIAADHARFGQAGPRVGSFDAGFGSAYLARILGEKRAREVWYLCRQYDAATMERWGLVNKVVPKAELRAEVRRWADEMLAKSPTALKVLKHSFNADSEVIAGIGQLAFDSLELFVNTPEAREGVTAFNEKRAPDFGKFRGSA
- a CDS encoding zinc-binding dehydrogenase, whose translation is MTREAPPKRTFAMVQTGPRALEPRELPIPPIDADSALLRVEVCGICGSDYEQFAGVLRTPVPVIPGHEPLGRIAAIGERAAARWGVDLGDRVAVENMISCRFCAACLAGRSHLCERRKIYSYVPLSESPGLYGAYAQYMWLHPNSVVHKVSSELPAALAAMFNPLGAGFRWAVEIPELRPGETLVVLGPGQRGLAAVLAARAAGAGTIIVTGLAADAKKLALAREFGATHTIDVEAEDARRRIRELTGGRGADVVLDVSSYALEPVAASLDYVAAGGRVVLAGVKGFQPVPQFVSDKIVMKEIRISGAIGVTSSAYRNAIRLIESQSTPIARMHTHDFALADAALAIRTLAREVPGDESIHSVLVPEH